Proteins encoded within one genomic window of Thalassophryne amazonica chromosome 23, fThaAma1.1, whole genome shotgun sequence:
- the peli3 gene encoding LOW QUALITY PROTEIN: E3 ubiquitin-protein ligase pellino homolog 1 (The sequence of the model RefSeq protein was modified relative to this genomic sequence to represent the inferred CDS: inserted 1 base in 1 codon): MVLEGSSEALCPPPSLELRPSCNKSQPSPPLGSSSQPHDGVFPEDKEPIKYGELIVLGHNGSLANGDKGRRRSRLALYKRPKANGVKPDVIHNVSTPLVSKALSNKSQHSISYTLSRSHSVIVEYTHDTNTDMFQIGRSTESMIDFVVTDTVGGSSGQGGGMAGENGSGGQSAQSTISRYACRIMCERSAPYTARIYAAGFDSSKNIFLGERAAKWRTSDGLMDGLTTNGVLVMHPAGEFVSEPAPGVWREISVCGNVFALRETRSAQQRGKLVENESNTLQDGSLIDLCGATLLWRTPAGLRHTPTLKQLESLRQELNAARPQCPVGFNTLAFPSLAQREIVDKKQPWVYVNCGHVHGYHNWGYRKEKGPAGLGGTAPASTGERECPMCRRVGPYVPLWLGCEGGLYLDAGPPTHAFXPCGHVCSEKTVVGWSQIPLPHGTHAFHAACPFCGTWLTGEQGHIKLIFQGPVD, translated from the exons ATGGTTTTGGAGGGTAGCTCGGAGGCGCTGTGTCCCCCCCCATCTCTGGAGCTGCGCCCGTCCTGCAACAAGAGCCAGCCCTCGCCTCCTCTGGGCTCCAGCTCCCAACCCCACGACGGCGTCTTCCCTGAGGACAAGGAGCCCATCAAGTACGGCGAGCTCATCGTCCTCGG ACACAATGGCTCACTGGCCAATGGGGACAAAGGTCGCAGAAGAAGCCGCCTGGCCCTCTATAAGAGACCCAAAGCCAACGGGGTCAAACCCGATGTCATTCACAATGTCTCGACCCCTCTGGTGTCAAAG GCACTCAGCAACAAAAGCCAGCACAGCATCTCTTATACACTGTCAAGGAGCCACTCGGTCATTGTGGAGTACACCCACGACACCAACACGGATATGTTCCAG ATCGGCCGCTCCACAGAGAGCATGATTGACTTCGTAGTGACTGACACCGTGGGTGGCAGCAGCGGGCAAGGTGGGGGTATGGCAGGGGAAAACGGCAGTGGGGGCCAGTCCGCTCAGAGCACCATTTCCCGCTACGCCTGCCGCATCATGTGCGAGCGCAGTGCTCCCTACACGGCTCGTATCTACGCCGCCGGCTTCGACTCTTCCAAGAACATCTTCCTCGGG GAGCGGGCCGCCAAGTGGAGGACGTCGGACGGCTTGATGGACGGCCTGACCACCAATGGGGTGTTGGTGATGCACCCAGCAGGGGAGTTTGTGTCCGAGCCGGCACCGGGGGTCTGGAGGGAAATCTCAGTTTGCGGCAACGTGTTTGCCCTGAGGGAGACCCGCTCCGCCCAGCAGAGGGGGAAACTG GTGGAAAACGAGTCCAACACCCTCCAGGACGGCTCTTTGATTGACCTGTGTGGAGCCACCTTGTTGTGGCGGACTCCCGCCGGATTGCGCCACACCCCCACCCTCAAACAGTTGGAGTCGCTTCGCCAGGAGTTGAATGCAGCCCGACCTCAGTGTCCCGTGGGCTTTAACACTCTGGCCTTCCCCAGCCTGGCTCAACGTGAGATCGTCGACAAGAAGCAGCCGTGGGTTTACGTCAACTGCGGCCACGTTCACGGATACCACAACTGGGGGTACCGCAAGGAGAAAGGGCCTGCGGGCCTGGGGGGTACGGCGCCAGCCAGCACCGGGGAGCGGGAGTGCCCCATGTGCCGGCGAGTTGGGCCTTATGTGCCGCTGTGGTTGGGCTGTGAGGGAGGATTGTACCTGGATGCCGGGCCACCCACTCATGCTT GTCCCTGCGGCCACGTATGCTCAGAAAAGACAGTTGTGGGGTGGAGCCAGATCCCGTTACCCCACGGCACCCATGCCTTCCATGCTGCCTGCCCCTTCTGTGGTACCTGGTTAACAGGGGAGCAGGGCCATATCAAACTCATCTTCCAGGGCCCCGTCGACTGA
- the rab1ba gene encoding zRAB1B, member RAS oncogene family a: MNPEYDYLFKLLLIGDSGVGKSCLLLRFADDTYTESYISTIGVDFKIRTIELDGKTIKLQIWDTAGQERFRTITSSYYRGAHGIIVVYDVTDQESYNNVKQWLQEIDRYASENVNKLLVGNKCDLTTKKVVDYTTAKEFADSLAIPFLETSAKNATNVEQAFMTMAAEIKKRMGPGATAGGDKPNLKIDSTPVKQSGGGCC, from the exons TGACTATCTGTTCAAGCTCCTGCTCATTGGAGACTCTGGCGTGGGAAAATCCTGCCTCTTACTTCGCTTCGCT GATGACACCTACACGGAGAGTTACATCAGCACCATCGGCGTGGACTTCAAAATCCGCACCATTGAGCTGGACGGAAAGACCATCAAACTGCAGATT TGGGACACTGCAGGGCAGGAGAGGTTTCGTACCATCACCTCCAGTTACTACAGAGGAGCTCACGGCATCATCGTTGTGTACGATGTGACAGATCAG GAGTCCTACAACAATGTGaagcagtggcttcaggaaaTCGACCGCTACGCCAGCGAGAACGTCAACAAGCTTCTGGTGGGCAACAAATGTGACCTGACCACTAAGAAAGTGGTGGACTACACCACGGCCAAG GAGTTTGCTGACTCTTTGGCCATCCCCTTTCTCGAGACCAGCGCCAAGAATGCCACCAACGTGGAGCAGGCTTTCATGACCATGGCCGCTGAAATCAAGAAGCGAATGGGCCCCGGGGCCACAGCAGGTGGCGACAAACCCAACTTGAAAATCGACAGCACCCCTGTCAAGCAGTCTGGTGGAGGCTGCTGTTAA